A genomic stretch from Chryseobacterium sp. SNU WT5 includes:
- a CDS encoding YARHG domain-containing protein, with product MMKNKTLLSAFLISLALTSCKKEASTEITEKNIEKDTIVEIPEVHQELYGIYTGDFTGTYEVRTDDYVYDENEYKKISLKINRITKDSVYGQSILNGNQRPFRGIFNEKNNQFILDEPGSDKTDGRFEVTIAKDSLTGKWSAYNKSKVKSPLKKLKLIKKTFVYNPNFMLDEESTDLVDWTNSKEVTNKYTDDETGKTETYTSRQNRSGTEAIFRLNGSKKTFTEKELKNLRKIDLEIIKNAIYARHGYSFRKETFRNFFEQTDWYIPVSNDVEKELTEMEKGNIIMLTRFIKYAEDKYDTFGR from the coding sequence ATGATGAAAAATAAAACTTTATTGTCCGCCTTTTTAATTTCATTAGCCCTCACTAGCTGTAAAAAAGAAGCCAGTACTGAGATAACCGAAAAGAATATTGAGAAAGACACCATTGTGGAGATCCCGGAGGTACATCAAGAACTTTATGGAATTTACACTGGAGATTTTACAGGTACCTACGAGGTAAGAACGGATGATTATGTCTATGATGAAAATGAATATAAAAAGATATCACTAAAAATAAACCGTATTACAAAAGACAGTGTTTACGGTCAAAGTATTTTAAATGGAAACCAAAGGCCATTTCGCGGAATTTTCAATGAAAAAAACAACCAATTTATATTGGACGAACCAGGATCCGACAAGACAGACGGACGATTTGAAGTTACCATCGCGAAAGACAGTTTAACCGGAAAATGGTCCGCTTATAATAAGTCGAAAGTAAAATCACCACTCAAAAAATTGAAATTAATAAAAAAGACTTTTGTCTATAATCCTAATTTTATGCTGGATGAAGAGTCGACTGATCTCGTAGACTGGACTAATTCTAAGGAAGTAACCAATAAGTATACAGACGATGAAACAGGTAAAACCGAAACTTACACGTCGCGCCAAAACAGAAGTGGGACGGAGGCAATCTTCAGACTTAATGGTTCCAAAAAAACATTTACGGAAAAAGAATTAAAAAATTTACGAAAAATAGATCTTGAAATTATAAAGAATGCAATCTACGCAAGACATGGTTATTCTTTTAGAAAAGAAACTTTTAGAAACTTTTTCGAGCAAACCGACTGGTATATTCCCGTTTCTAATGACGTTGAAAAAGAGCTGACCGAAATGGAAAAAGGAAATATCATAATGCTGACACGATTCATTAAATATGCAGAAGACAAGTATGATACTTTCGGTAGATAA
- a CDS encoding DUF2306 domain-containing protein: MTIALKTGLILCFGYFFWLMLKLTLEYVPAQSDVAFLMIKQTEVETRPEYLSFFYIHVYSSIFVLIAGFFAIIRMNFRTKKLHQYSGKIYVFGLLFLSAPTGIYMGLFANGGFFSKISFVLLGIFWWFSTFKAYQSVRGKNYTTHQQWMWRSFALTLSAITLRLWKWIIVYFFQLNPMDVYQIVAWLGWIPNILLVELLIRKKIL; encoded by the coding sequence TTGACAATAGCCTTAAAAACAGGATTAATTCTATGTTTTGGTTACTTCTTTTGGTTGATGTTGAAATTGACCTTGGAATATGTGCCCGCACAATCGGATGTCGCGTTTTTGATGATTAAACAAACTGAGGTAGAAACACGGCCTGAGTATTTAAGTTTTTTCTATATTCATGTTTATTCTTCCATTTTTGTTCTAATTGCAGGTTTCTTTGCTATTATTAGAATGAATTTTCGTACTAAAAAATTACATCAGTATTCAGGAAAAATTTATGTCTTCGGTCTATTATTTCTATCAGCACCAACGGGCATTTATATGGGCCTTTTTGCAAACGGAGGTTTTTTTTCAAAAATATCATTTGTTCTATTGGGGATTTTTTGGTGGTTTTCAACCTTCAAAGCTTATCAATCGGTCCGTGGTAAAAACTATACGACGCACCAACAGTGGATGTGGCGAAGTTTTGCACTTACTCTTTCAGCAATCACCTTGAGGCTTTGGAAATGGATCATCGTTTACTTCTTTCAACTTAATCCTATGGACGTTTACCAAATTGTTGCGTGGTTAGGCTGGATTCCAAATATATTATTAGTCGAATTATTAATCAGAAAAAAAATACTATGA
- a CDS encoding RNA polymerase sigma factor, protein MKNTDLLTLIALAKNKNQKAQTQLINLFWVDVFSFVMKKVQNEHVSDELTVSVFSKVLAKLDLYDPNFQFKTWILTIAQNSIIDYWRKKSRDTEDTIDNFDDFKNHLALSPEELLISEEDQKQILTVIESLDANYKEMIKLRFFEEKSIKEIAEELNLTVANTKVRIMRAKKLLAGLLKNNDFED, encoded by the coding sequence ATGAAAAACACCGATCTTTTAACCTTAATTGCTCTTGCCAAGAACAAAAATCAGAAAGCGCAAACTCAGCTAATTAATTTATTTTGGGTAGATGTTTTTAGTTTTGTCATGAAGAAAGTCCAGAATGAGCATGTTTCAGATGAACTTACTGTTTCTGTATTTTCTAAAGTTTTGGCAAAATTAGATTTGTATGATCCCAATTTTCAATTTAAAACCTGGATTCTAACAATTGCTCAAAATTCTATTATTGATTACTGGCGCAAAAAATCAAGAGATACTGAAGATACTATAGACAATTTTGATGATTTTAAAAATCATTTGGCACTTTCACCGGAAGAATTGTTAATTTCGGAAGAAGACCAGAAACAGATTCTGACCGTCATAGAAAGTCTGGATGCTAACTATAAAGAGATGATTAAGTTGCGTTTCTTTGAAGAGAAAAGTATTAAAGAAATTGCTGAAGAACTTAACTTGACTGTTGCCAATACGAAGGTGAGAATTATGAGGGCAAAAAAGTTGCTGGCTGGCTTACTAAAGAATAATGACTTTGAAGATTAA
- the lipA gene encoding lipoyl synthase: MNETLTDTTTQKPKWIRVKLPTGKNYRELRTLVDKYKLNTICQSGSCPNMGECWGEGTATFMILGNICTRSCGFCGVKTGKPLDVNWDEPEKVARSIKLMKIKHAVLTSVDRDDLKDMGSILWAETVNAVRRISPGTTMETLIPDFQGITKHIDRLIEVHPEVISHNMETVKRLTREVRIQAKYERSLEVLSYLKSAGQNRTKTGLMLGLGEENDEVFQTIEDIRNANVDVITIGQYLQPTKKHLPVKKFVTPEQFTEFGDFARSLGFRHVESSPLVRSSYHAEKHIH, encoded by the coding sequence ATGAACGAAACACTTACTGATACGACTACTCAAAAACCAAAATGGATTCGCGTAAAACTTCCAACTGGGAAGAATTATCGAGAGCTTAGAACCTTGGTTGATAAATATAAATTAAACACCATTTGCCAAAGCGGGAGTTGTCCAAACATGGGTGAATGTTGGGGTGAAGGAACTGCAACTTTTATGATATTGGGAAATATCTGTACCCGAAGTTGCGGATTTTGCGGAGTAAAAACTGGAAAACCCTTGGATGTCAATTGGGACGAACCTGAAAAAGTGGCCCGTTCAATCAAATTAATGAAGATTAAACATGCGGTATTAACTTCCGTAGATCGTGATGATTTGAAAGATATGGGATCTATTCTTTGGGCAGAAACAGTGAATGCAGTACGTAGAATTTCACCAGGAACCACTATGGAAACTTTAATCCCTGATTTTCAAGGAATTACCAAGCATATAGATCGTTTGATCGAAGTGCATCCAGAAGTAATATCTCACAATATGGAAACGGTTAAACGATTAACCAGAGAAGTTCGTATTCAAGCGAAATATGAACGAAGTTTAGAAGTTTTGTCTTATTTAAAATCGGCAGGCCAAAATCGAACTAAAACAGGATTAATGTTAGGATTGGGTGAAGAGAATGACGAGGTTTTTCAAACGATTGAAGATATCAGAAATGCAAACGTAGATGTGATTACAATTGGACAGTATCTACAACCGACTAAGAAACATTTACCGGTCAAGAAATTTGTAACACCTGAACAATTTACTGAGTTCGGGGATTTCGCGAGGAGTCTAGGCTTCCGACATGTAGAAAGTTCACCATTGGTAAGAAGTTCCTACCACGCAGAAAAGCATATTCACTAA
- a CDS encoding Dps family protein: protein MKPDLGITQKNLTAVHKILNTVLADSNILYIKLRKFHWNLSGDNFMELHLLFENQYNAVAEAADEVAERIATLGGTAIGTTAEFAKESQLKETPGKVPDTQGMLKELVGDHESIVKSLRENLDKVEEDHNDAGTSDFLNGLMQEHEKMAWKLRKYFKD, encoded by the coding sequence ATGAAACCAGACTTAGGAATTACTCAAAAAAATCTAACCGCAGTTCACAAAATTTTAAATACAGTTTTGGCTGACAGCAACATTTTATACATTAAACTAAGAAAATTCCACTGGAATTTATCCGGAGATAATTTTATGGAATTACATCTTCTATTTGAAAACCAGTACAATGCTGTGGCAGAAGCAGCTGATGAAGTTGCAGAAAGGATCGCAACTTTGGGAGGAACAGCTATAGGGACAACTGCAGAGTTTGCGAAAGAATCTCAATTAAAAGAAACTCCTGGAAAAGTGCCGGATACCCAAGGCATGCTTAAAGAACTAGTTGGTGATCATGAATCTATCGTTAAATCATTAAGAGAAAACTTAGACAAGGTAGAAGAAGATCATAATGATGCAGGAACGTCGGATTTCTTAAACGGACTGATGCAGGAACATGAGAAAATGGCTTGGAAATTGCGAAAATATTTCAAAGACTAA
- a CDS encoding pyridoxamine 5'-phosphate oxidase family protein — protein MSTENLGQKEAIETLKKLSESARICMFCTDLETLPNSSRPMSLKETDEEGNLWFLSSDQSHKNFEIKEDNRVQLYFMNNSDSEYLSILGKAYIYNDKGTIEDKWSPLANAWFDGSDDPNVSVIRVTPEETYYWEPKVGKFVSMLHFATAAITGQKSDNDDGREGNLHV, from the coding sequence ATGTCAACTGAAAATTTAGGGCAAAAAGAAGCCATAGAAACTTTAAAGAAACTGTCGGAAAGCGCAAGAATCTGTATGTTCTGTACCGATCTTGAAACCCTTCCAAATTCTTCCAGACCAATGAGTCTGAAAGAAACTGATGAAGAGGGAAATCTTTGGTTTTTAAGTAGTGACCAAAGTCACAAGAACTTTGAAATTAAAGAAGACAATCGCGTACAGCTTTATTTTATGAACAACAGCGATTCCGAATATCTTTCAATTTTAGGAAAAGCCTATATCTACAACGATAAAGGAACGATCGAAGATAAATGGAGTCCCCTCGCAAATGCCTGGTTTGATGGTTCTGATGATCCAAATGTTTCTGTGATTAGGGTGACTCCAGAAGAAACATATTATTGGGAACCGAAAGTTGGAAAATTTGTATCGATGCTTCATTTTGCCACCGCAGCGATCACAGGACAAAAATCGGATAATGATGATGGCAGAGAAGGAAACTTACATGTATAA
- a CDS encoding lipocalin family protein — MKKFNKIAIPVALGIFGLAVLNSCSVGIPKGATAVQNFNSPKFLGKWYEVARFDYRFEKNMNNVTATYSKKDNGNIKVDNRGYDYVKNKWKESIGEAKFVKNDKIGELKVSFFKPIWAGYNVIDIDDDYKYALISGNNLDYLWILSREKTIPAVYKERFLAKAKSIGYNTDQLIWVEHDK, encoded by the coding sequence GTGAAAAAATTTAATAAAATAGCAATTCCTGTCGCTTTAGGAATTTTTGGTTTGGCCGTCTTAAATTCATGTTCCGTGGGAATTCCCAAAGGTGCCACTGCAGTTCAAAATTTTAATTCTCCAAAATTCTTGGGTAAATGGTATGAGGTCGCGCGTTTCGATTATCGTTTTGAAAAAAATATGAATAACGTAACAGCAACCTATTCCAAAAAAGACAATGGGAATATTAAAGTGGACAACAGAGGCTATGACTATGTGAAAAATAAATGGAAAGAAAGTATCGGGGAAGCCAAATTTGTCAAAAATGATAAGATCGGCGAGTTGAAAGTCTCTTTCTTCAAACCAATTTGGGCAGGTTATAATGTGATAGATATCGATGACGATTATAAATATGCCCTAATTTCCGGCAACAATCTGGATTATCTGTGGATTCTTTCCCGCGAGAAAACAATTCCAGCTGTCTACAAAGAACGGTTTTTAGCAAAAGCGAAAAGTATCGGGTACAACACTGATCAATTAATTTGGGTGGAGCACGATAAGTAA
- a CDS encoding CinA family nicotinamide mononucleotide deamidase-related protein — MEAVLITIGDEILSGNTVDTNSNFIAGELKKIGIPVVQIFTISDEIESIKNGLDAALKLGDLVIATGGLGPTRDDKTKTAFKEFFNDEIILDPATFEHLRKLLEKRNREHLLELNKPQAEVLSKAFIFQNENGSAPCQMIQENGKIVISLPGVPFEVKPLIKDKIIPFLAEKFSLNHIVTQTVSVVGIPESLLSDQIESWELALPKDISLSYLPVGNRIKLRLTSQGKSKEELEERIEYEVQKLKPLIGENVISWNGDHIEEILKEILDEKKLTVSTAESCTGGELSRLLTSISGSSTYFSGGIVAYDYQKKMEILGVSKETIKEKTAVSEEVAQEMSFGGQQLFKTNISLSTTGVAGPNSDEFNNEVGTVFYSVRVNHFEKTSRLHLPHFERNDFVSFVSKRVLQDLVEILIKEHY, encoded by the coding sequence ATGGAAGCAGTCCTTATCACTATCGGCGACGAAATTCTGTCCGGAAATACCGTCGATACCAATTCTAATTTTATCGCTGGAGAACTGAAAAAAATCGGCATTCCTGTCGTTCAAATATTCACTATTTCAGACGAGATTGAAAGTATAAAAAATGGGTTAGATGCCGCCCTTAAACTGGGCGATTTGGTTATTGCCACTGGAGGACTCGGACCTACCAGAGATGATAAGACCAAAACTGCATTCAAAGAATTTTTCAATGATGAAATTATTTTAGATCCAGCGACTTTTGAACATTTAAGGAAATTGTTAGAGAAAAGAAACAGGGAGCACTTGCTTGAGTTGAATAAACCACAAGCTGAGGTTTTAAGCAAAGCGTTTATTTTTCAAAACGAAAACGGAAGCGCACCCTGTCAAATGATTCAGGAAAATGGCAAGATTGTAATATCACTTCCCGGAGTTCCTTTCGAAGTCAAACCTTTAATAAAAGATAAGATCATCCCTTTTTTGGCAGAGAAATTCAGTTTAAATCACATTGTCACCCAAACCGTTTCCGTCGTTGGGATTCCCGAAAGTTTGTTATCTGATCAAATCGAATCCTGGGAATTGGCTTTGCCAAAAGATATTTCACTTTCTTATCTGCCCGTTGGAAATCGTATTAAGCTTCGGTTAACCTCGCAAGGAAAATCCAAAGAAGAGCTTGAAGAAAGAATAGAATATGAAGTTCAGAAATTAAAACCTTTAATTGGCGAAAATGTTATCTCTTGGAACGGCGATCACATCGAAGAAATATTGAAAGAAATTTTAGATGAAAAGAAATTGACCGTTTCGACAGCTGAAAGTTGCACTGGCGGCGAGTTGTCAAGATTATTAACATCTATTTCGGGCAGTTCTACTTATTTTTCAGGCGGAATAGTGGCTTACGATTATCAGAAGAAAATGGAAATTCTCGGTGTTTCAAAAGAAACCATCAAAGAAAAAACGGCCGTGTCAGAAGAGGTTGCACAGGAAATGAGTTTTGGTGGGCAACAATTATTCAAAACAAATATTTCGCTTTCTACCACAGGTGTCGCAGGGCCAAATTCAGATGAATTTAATAATGAAGTTGGAACTGTGTTTTATTCTGTACGCGTTAATCATTTTGAAAAAACAAGCAGACTGCATCTTCCACATTTTGAGCGAAATGATTTCGTCAGCTTTGTTTCAAAACGGGTTTTACAGGATTTGGTTGAAATTTTAATAAAAGAACATTATTAA
- the pdeM gene encoding ligase-associated DNA damage response endonuclease PdeM, whose protein sequence is MTLQTLEKTIQNQTLVFTNQRALFWQEQKAVIISDLHIGKTAYFRKNGIPIPANILERDLERLEVLVENFNTEQLIIVGDFLHAGKNKDFELFEEWRSKNPALKIILIKGNHDIHQADLLKHLDISIVENSLLIEPFTFIHEPEDAENKFSISGHLHPGVTVKLEKRKSVRLPCFRVSNNQLILPAFSEFTGLDTKSCEDFDCIAFTDNLIFEL, encoded by the coding sequence ATGACGTTGCAGACCTTAGAGAAAACAATCCAAAACCAAACTCTTGTATTTACCAATCAGCGCGCTTTATTTTGGCAAGAACAAAAAGCGGTGATCATTAGTGATCTGCATATTGGAAAAACAGCCTATTTCAGGAAAAATGGAATTCCCATTCCGGCTAATATTTTGGAAAGAGATTTAGAACGCTTAGAAGTTTTGGTTGAGAATTTTAACACAGAACAATTGATCATTGTTGGTGATTTCTTACACGCCGGTAAAAATAAAGATTTCGAACTTTTCGAGGAGTGGCGCTCGAAGAATCCCGCTTTAAAAATAATTTTGATCAAAGGAAATCATGATATTCACCAAGCAGATTTATTGAAACATCTGGATATTTCAATTGTTGAAAATTCCTTATTGATCGAACCTTTCACTTTTATCCATGAGCCGGAAGATGCTGAAAATAAGTTTTCGATCTCAGGGCATCTTCACCCCGGCGTAACGGTGAAATTAGAAAAAAGAAAATCGGTTCGGCTGCCGTGTTTTAGAGTTTCAAATAATCAGTTAATTCTTCCTGCCTTCAGTGAGTTTACCGGTTTGGATACTAAATCTTGCGAGGACTTTGACTGTATTGCGTTTACTGACAATTTGATCTTTGAACTTTAA
- a CDS encoding ligase-associated DNA damage response DEXH box helicase, which yields MTEKFKNSTGFQIIKKWMDEKDREPFGFQSETWFKFSNNYSGMVIAPTGFGKTFSVFLAVVIDYMNHPENYKPGMKLLWITPLRALAKDIAKAMSEALDEIGLDWEVSVRNGDTPQNIRARQTKKMPDILIITPESLHLLLAQKQHQKFFKNLQCIVVDEWHELLSSKRGVMTELAVSRIFNYQKKLRIWGITATIGNLEEAMDVLIPYDIKKTKIVAKERKKIEIKSVFPDDVEVLPWAGHLGTKLADKIIPIILESQTTLVFTNTRSQAEMWYQVLLNTHPDFAGQIAIHHSSVDKDIRIWIEENLSSGYLKAVISTSSLDLGVDFKPVDTVIQIGSSKGIARFLQRAGRSGHSPFEISKIYFVPTHSLELIEVAALKEAVKQNKIEPREPLVLCYDVLLQFVLTLAVGDGFNEKETYQQITTTNAFRELSLEEWTWILTFITVGGKLKNYEEYHKVVIENGLYKVTSRRIAMLHRMNIGAIVSDSMLKVKFFSGGYVGMIEEYFISKLKKNDKFILAGRVLEVSHVKEMTVYVRNSNGKGIVPSYLGGRLPMSSYLSVFLRQKLSESLDAKSSEKELQFLHPLLVSQQENSHIPSENEFLVERIKTREGHHLFMYPFEGRLIHEVMSALIAYRISRISPISFSIAMNDYGFELFSKLEIPLTEENIHEILSKENLIRDVMASVNSTEMARRKFRDIAVISGMVIRTYPGQQKNNKNLQSSSGLIFNVLEDYDPENLLLKQAYSEVFFQQIDESRLVDAFNRIHESEIIIKNSNTFTPLSFPIKVDSLRQSLSSEDLKARILRMKVETMKKKMKK from the coding sequence ATGACCGAAAAGTTTAAAAATTCCACAGGTTTTCAAATCATCAAAAAATGGATGGATGAAAAAGACCGGGAGCCGTTTGGTTTTCAGTCAGAAACGTGGTTTAAATTTTCCAATAATTATTCAGGAATGGTGATTGCGCCAACAGGTTTTGGGAAAACATTTTCCGTTTTTCTAGCAGTCGTCATCGATTATATGAACCATCCGGAAAATTATAAACCAGGAATGAAATTGTTATGGATAACGCCACTTCGTGCCTTAGCAAAAGATATCGCAAAAGCCATGAGCGAAGCTTTAGACGAAATTGGATTAGACTGGGAAGTTTCCGTTCGAAATGGCGACACTCCACAGAACATTCGGGCGAGACAGACGAAAAAAATGCCCGACATTTTAATCATTACACCAGAAAGCCTGCACTTACTTCTAGCCCAAAAACAACATCAGAAGTTTTTCAAAAATCTACAATGTATAGTTGTCGATGAATGGCATGAACTGCTCAGTTCCAAGCGTGGAGTCATGACGGAACTCGCGGTGTCAAGAATCTTTAATTATCAGAAAAAATTAAGAATCTGGGGAATTACTGCAACCATCGGAAATTTGGAGGAAGCGATGGATGTTTTAATTCCTTACGATATCAAAAAAACGAAGATCGTCGCCAAGGAAAGAAAGAAAATCGAGATCAAATCTGTTTTCCCAGATGATGTAGAAGTCTTGCCCTGGGCCGGACATTTAGGAACAAAACTGGCCGACAAAATCATACCGATCATTCTGGAAAGTCAAACGACCTTGGTTTTTACGAATACCCGAAGTCAGGCCGAAATGTGGTATCAGGTTTTACTGAATACGCATCCTGATTTTGCGGGTCAAATAGCAATTCACCACAGTTCGGTCGATAAAGATATTCGAATTTGGATCGAGGAAAATTTATCATCCGGATATTTAAAAGCCGTGATTTCAACCTCATCATTAGACTTAGGAGTGGATTTCAAACCAGTGGATACGGTGATTCAAATTGGGTCGAGTAAAGGAATCGCGCGATTTCTACAACGTGCCGGAAGAAGTGGCCACTCGCCTTTTGAAATTTCTAAGATCTATTTCGTTCCGACGCATTCTTTAGAACTGATTGAAGTCGCCGCTTTGAAAGAAGCCGTGAAACAAAATAAAATTGAACCTCGGGAACCATTGGTTTTATGTTATGATGTTTTGCTTCAGTTCGTACTGACGTTGGCGGTTGGCGACGGCTTTAATGAAAAAGAAACGTATCAGCAAATTACGACAACCAATGCTTTTAGAGAATTGTCTTTAGAAGAATGGACCTGGATTTTGACTTTCATTACTGTCGGCGGCAAATTAAAAAACTACGAAGAATACCATAAAGTCGTTATTGAAAACGGTTTGTATAAAGTAACATCTCGAAGAATTGCGATGTTGCATCGAATGAATATTGGCGCCATCGTAAGTGATTCGATGCTAAAAGTCAAGTTTTTTTCTGGTGGATATGTAGGAATGATCGAAGAATATTTTATTTCAAAATTAAAGAAAAACGATAAATTTATTTTGGCCGGACGAGTGCTTGAAGTTTCGCACGTCAAGGAAATGACGGTTTATGTTCGGAACTCCAATGGTAAGGGAATTGTGCCCAGTTATTTGGGAGGAAGGTTACCGATGTCATCTTACCTAAGTGTTTTTCTACGCCAAAAACTTTCCGAATCTTTGGATGCAAAATCATCTGAGAAAGAACTGCAATTTTTACATCCGCTTTTAGTAAGTCAGCAGGAAAATTCACATATTCCAAGCGAAAATGAGTTTCTGGTCGAACGCATCAAAACGCGTGAAGGTCATCATTTATTTATGTACCCGTTTGAAGGAAGATTAATACATGAAGTTATGTCGGCACTCATTGCCTACCGCATTTCCCGTATTTCGCCGATCTCCTTTTCAATCGCTATGAACGATTACGGATTTGAATTATTTTCGAAATTAGAAATTCCCTTAACTGAAGAAAATATTCATGAAATCTTGTCCAAAGAAAATCTAATTCGCGATGTGATGGCTTCTGTCAATTCTACAGAAATGGCAAGAAGGAAATTTCGTGATATCGCCGTTATTTCGGGAATGGTGATTCGCACTTATCCGGGACAGCAGAAAAATAATAAAAATCTACAATCGTCTTCCGGTTTAATATTTAATGTTTTAGAAGATTACGATCCGGAAAACCTATTATTAAAGCAGGCGTATTCGGAAGTTTTCTTTCAGCAAATTGATGAATCTAGATTGGTTGATGCCTTTAATCGAATCCATGAAAGTGAAATTATTATTAAAAATTCAAATACCTTTACACCCTTAAGTTTCCCCATTAAAGTCGACAGTTTGCGTCAAAGTTTGAGCAGCGAAGATTTAAAAGCCCGCATTCTACGCATGAAAGTAGAAACCATGAAAAAGAAAATGAAAAAATGA
- a CDS encoding ATP-dependent DNA ligase has protein sequence MKDFAYLINALDSTNKTTAKVEAMVTYLQTANASDKLWFLALFTGKRPKRPVNTNLLKQWALEITQLPEWLFIESYSSVGDLGETLSLILPNAENEIDKSLNQWMTELIALTDQTDEEKKKYVLESWNGLNHVERFIFNKLIGGSFRIGVSKKLLINALSKFSGVDGNILMHSIMGKWKMEEENFDDLIQGTHINPDQSKPYPFCLAYPLEKETQDLGDRKNWQAEFKWDGIRGQFIKRNDEIFIWSRGEELVTEQFPEIVTALKEVEGNFVIDGEILVVRENKVLNFNELQKRLNRKTIPKKMLEELPVHIFVYDILELEFEDLREKPLSERRLFLESLIENSPVERIRVSEIVHAETWEDLAGIRENSRDNNSEGLMLKELNSHYHAGRKKGDWWKWKVSPLTIDAVLIYAQKGSGRRSSYYTDYTFAVKNEDKLVTIAKAYSGLTDKEIMEVSRFVNKNAIEKFGPVRTVKPELVFEIAFEGIGFSSRHKSGVALRFPRIVRWRRDKTVEEIDELEEIKKLIT, from the coding sequence ATGAAAGATTTTGCCTACCTCATCAACGCGCTTGACAGCACCAATAAAACCACCGCCAAAGTAGAAGCGATGGTCACTTACTTGCAAACTGCAAACGCCAGTGACAAATTATGGTTTTTAGCTTTGTTTACTGGGAAACGACCAAAAAGACCCGTTAATACCAATCTTTTAAAACAATGGGCTTTGGAAATTACCCAACTTCCGGAATGGCTTTTTATTGAGTCTTATTCTTCTGTTGGAGATTTGGGCGAAACCTTATCTTTAATTCTTCCCAACGCGGAAAATGAGATCGACAAATCATTAAATCAATGGATGACCGAACTCATTGCGTTGACAGATCAAACTGACGAAGAAAAGAAAAAATATGTCCTCGAATCCTGGAACGGATTAAACCATGTGGAACGCTTCATTTTTAATAAATTGATCGGTGGAAGCTTTCGGATTGGCGTTTCCAAGAAATTACTGATCAACGCACTTTCCAAATTTTCAGGCGTTGATGGAAATATTCTGATGCATTCCATTATGGGAAAATGGAAAATGGAGGAAGAAAATTTTGATGATCTTATTCAGGGAACCCATATTAATCCGGATCAATCGAAACCTTACCCTTTTTGTCTTGCGTATCCTTTAGAAAAGGAAACACAGGATCTCGGTGACCGGAAAAACTGGCAGGCAGAATTTAAATGGGATGGTATTCGCGGGCAATTCATCAAAAGAAATGACGAAATTTTCATCTGGTCGCGTGGCGAAGAATTGGTCACCGAACAGTTTCCGGAAATCGTCACCGCGTTAAAAGAAGTGGAAGGAAATTTTGTGATCGATGGAGAAATCCTCGTTGTTAGAGAAAACAAAGTTCTTAATTTTAATGAATTACAGAAAAGATTAAACCGTAAAACTATTCCTAAAAAGATGCTGGAAGAACTTCCGGTCCATATTTTTGTGTATGATATTTTAGAATTAGAGTTTGAAGATTTACGGGAGAAACCTTTATCAGAAAGAAGGTTGTTTTTAGAAAGTTTAATTGAAAATTCTCCGGTTGAACGAATCAGGGTCTCAGAAATTGTTCATGCAGAAACCTGGGAAGACTTGGCAGGAATCAGAGAAAATTCCAGAGATAATAATTCCGAAGGTTTGATGTTGAAAGAACTCAATTCTCATTACCATGCCGGACGAAAAAAAGGCGACTGGTGGAAATGGAAAGTCAGTCCGCTTACGATTGATGCGGTTTTAATTTATGCCCAAAAAGGTTCGGGGCGACGAAGCAGTTATTACACAGATTATACTTTTGCCGTGAAAAATGAAGATAAACTGGTGACCATTGCAAAAGCGTATTCCGGTTTGACCGATAAGGAAATAATGGAAGTTAGTAGGTTTGTGAATAAAAATGCGATTGAAAAATTCGGACCCGTGAGAACGGTAAAACCCGAATTGGTTTTTGAAATCGCTTTTGAAGGAATTGGTTTTAGCAGCCGTCATAAAAGCGGAGTCGCTTTAAGATTCCCACGAATTGTGCGGTGGCGTCGCGATAAAACAGTAGAAGAAATTGATGAACTTGAAGAAATTAAAAAACTGATTACTTAA